One Brassica napus cultivar Da-Ae chromosome C4, Da-Ae, whole genome shotgun sequence genomic region harbors:
- the LOC125585914 gene encoding uncharacterized protein LOC125585914 yields the protein MTSRHTQSNAQGPLHQLTNEELARLERQNRQLPRPTSTNMGDHQDDLTAVFGLMQQQMQQMQQTIQANAANQRNAPEEADQIGQRNLLRNLPATRSAINPPPCARQDFEIKPALIGLVQRKIFNGLPAEIPMDHIENFEKMCGFTKANGVPPDYIKCTLFPFSLDGKAARWLDSLPTGSLTTWEQVRSAFLSHFYTKSKTAALRQKIATFKQLVDEPFCDAWERFNVYRRECPHHGFEEDYLLGVFYDGVGWEYRNALNSASNGNFMTQSTQGAFALIENMASSSADSNRETDRTQKVNSIDNSKIDELSAKVDQLIKINQNHVFIMEESPQDKGTTYTTSEADQATEDHHEVSYVNGQGWQFKNYHPNPNVRNNPHLFNNPKPDGNAENAQGNQVQNSGYQRGYGNQGRTFVLSPAQNTQFHNQKQPTNQQPAQPAQTAPQTR from the coding sequence atgaccagtagacatactcagAGCAACGCACAAGGACCATTGCATCAGCTCACCAACGAAGAACTAGCGAGATTAGAACGTCAGAACCGTCAACTGCCTAGACCTACAAGCACCAACATGGGCGATCATCAGGATGATCTTACTGCTGTGTTTGGACTCATGCAACAACAGATGCAGCAGATGCAGCAAACTATCCAAGCGAACGCTGCAAACCAACGTAATGCACCGGAGGAAGCTGATCAGATTGGCCAAAGGAATCTCTTGCGTAATTTACCTGCTACGCGATCCGCGATCAACCCTCCACCTTGCGCTAGACaagactttgagatcaagccCGCCTTGATAGGTCTGGTGCAGAGGAAGATCTTCAATGGACTTCCTGCAGAAATTCCGATGGACCACATTGAAAACTTTGAGAAGATGTGTGGGTTCACTAAGGCGAATGGAGTACCACCAGATTACATCAAGTGTACCCTGTTCCCTTTCTCTCTCGATGGGAAGGCTGCTCGCTGGCTAGATTCCCTACCCACTGGATCGCTCACCACATGGGAACAAGTCAGATCCGCTTTCTTGAGCCATTTCTACACGAAGTCAAAGACAGCAGCTCTGAGACAGAAGATCGCCACCTTTAAACAGCTGGTAGATGAGCCGTTCTGCGACGCTTGGGAGCGATTCAACGTCTACCGCAGGGAGTGCCCACATCACGGTTTTGAAGAAGACTATCTACTCGGAGTGTTCTACGATGGAGTAGGTTGGGAGTACAGGAATGCTTTAAACTCAGCCAGTAATGGAAATTTCATGACCCAATCCACTCAAGGCGCTTTCgcgctgattgagaacatggcctCAAGCTCAGCTGACAGCAACCGAGAGACTGACCGCACCCAAAAGGTGAACAGCATCGACAATAGCAAAATAGATGAGCTCTCTGCCAAGGTCGATCAACTGATAAAGATTAATCAGAACCATGTCTTCATCATGGAAGAATCCCCTCAGGATAAAGGAACCACATACACTACATCAGAAGCAGACCAGGCGACTGAGGACCATCATGAGGTTAGCTATGTGAATGGACAAGGATGGCAGTTCAAGAACTACCACCCGAACCCTAACGTGAGGAACAACCCCCACCTGTTCAACAACCCTAAACCCGATGGTAACGCAGAAAATGCTCAAGGCAATCAGGTTCAGAACAGTGGCTACCAACGGGGGTATGGAAATCAAGGAAGAACATTTGTCCTCAGCCCAGCTCAGAATACTCAGTTCCACAACCAGAAACAACCGACTAACCAGCAGCCTGCACAGCCTGCTCAAACTGCTCCACAGACGAGATGA